A single window of Halobacillus naozhouensis DNA harbors:
- a CDS encoding flavodoxin family protein has product MSVAVIYGGTRSNGNTEQLTERVIGEMEAEKILLKDYDIKPIEDYRHHEAGFPKVEDDYKQLIDRMLSHDVVIFATPIYWYGMSGTLKNFIDRWSQSMKEYPNFKKKMSEMQTYIVAVGGDAPFIKGLPLVQQFHYIFSFAGASFEGYVLGEGNKPGEILQDKQALVAAEQMQKKIKKQMMLALE; this is encoded by the coding sequence ATGTCAGTAGCCGTTATTTACGGAGGAACTCGTTCAAATGGGAATACTGAACAATTGACGGAACGAGTAATTGGCGAGATGGAAGCGGAGAAGATTCTATTGAAGGATTACGATATTAAGCCCATTGAAGATTATCGACATCATGAAGCAGGTTTTCCAAAAGTAGAAGACGATTATAAACAACTTATAGATCGTATGCTCTCTCATGATGTGGTCATTTTTGCTACACCAATATATTGGTACGGGATGTCGGGAACGTTAAAGAATTTTATCGATCGTTGGTCGCAGTCAATGAAAGAATATCCAAACTTTAAAAAAAAGATGTCTGAAATGCAGACTTACATTGTCGCTGTTGGTGGAGACGCGCCATTTATTAAAGGGCTTCCCTTGGTTCAGCAGTTTCACTATATCTTTAGTTTTGCAGGGGCTTCTTTTGAAGGCTATGTTCTTGGCGAAGGAAACAAGCCTGGGGAGATACTGCAGGATAAGCAAGCTCTTGTCGCGGCTGAACAGATGCAAAAGAAGATTAAAAAACAGATGATGTTAGCATTGGAATAA
- the ald gene encoding alanine dehydrogenase translates to MIIGVPKEVKNNENRVALTPAGAMSLINAGHQVIIETEAGLGSGFSDASYREVGAIVELDVANVWADAEMVMKVKEPLSSEYHYFRKGLILFTYLHLAAEPELTKALVEKEVTAIAYETVQVENALPLLTPMSEVAGRMSAQIGAQFLEKPHRGRGVLLSGVPGVRRGKVTVIGGGVVGTNAAKIAMGLGADVTIIDLSPDRLRQFDDIFGDQIQTLMSNPLNIAEAVAESDLVIGAVLIPGAKAPKLVTEDMIKSMNPGSVVVDVAIDQGGIIETADQITTHDHPTYTKHDVVHYAVANMPGAVPRTSTNGLTNVTVPYALQIASKGVEKAIADNPGLELGLNTASGAVTYKAVAGDLGYEYVDPKETLAKVKALN, encoded by the coding sequence ATGATTATTGGAGTTCCAAAAGAGGTAAAAAATAATGAAAATCGTGTGGCACTGACACCAGCCGGGGCCATGAGCCTTATCAATGCAGGTCACCAAGTAATAATTGAAACGGAGGCAGGGCTTGGCAGCGGATTTAGCGATGCATCCTATCGTGAAGTAGGGGCGATTGTTGAATTAGATGTAGCGAACGTTTGGGCAGACGCAGAGATGGTAATGAAGGTGAAAGAACCGCTTTCTAGCGAATATCACTATTTCCGAAAAGGGTTGATTTTGTTTACTTACTTACATTTAGCAGCTGAACCGGAACTGACGAAGGCCTTAGTAGAAAAAGAAGTAACAGCGATTGCCTATGAAACGGTTCAAGTTGAAAACGCATTGCCCTTGCTCACGCCGATGAGTGAAGTTGCTGGAAGGATGTCCGCTCAAATTGGAGCTCAGTTTCTTGAGAAACCTCATCGTGGAAGAGGGGTGCTTCTTTCGGGAGTACCAGGTGTCAGACGCGGAAAGGTAACTGTAATTGGCGGTGGAGTGGTAGGAACCAATGCAGCTAAAATTGCGATGGGGCTAGGTGCAGATGTAACCATTATCGATTTGAGTCCAGATCGTTTGCGTCAGTTTGATGATATCTTTGGGGATCAGATCCAAACACTGATGTCAAACCCATTAAACATTGCCGAAGCAGTGGCTGAATCCGATTTAGTCATCGGCGCTGTCCTTATCCCAGGGGCTAAGGCACCAAAACTTGTCACAGAAGACATGATTAAATCCATGAATCCTGGTTCCGTTGTTGTGGATGTTGCCATCGACCAGGGCGGTATCATTGAGACGGCTGATCAAATCACGACACACGATCATCCAACCTATACAAAGCATGACGTCGTTCATTATGCCGTTGCCAACATGCCAGGTGCTGTGCCGCGGACTTCTACAAATGGTCTGACCAATGTGACGGTGCCGTATGCCTTGCAAATTGCCAGTAAAGGTGTGGAGAAGGCTATCGCGGATAATCCTGGACTTGAATTAGGATTAAATACGGCAAGTGGAGCAGTCACATACAAGGCTGTAGCAGGTGACCTTGGATATGAGTATGTGGATCCAAAAGAAACGTTGGCTAAGGTTAAAGCATTAAATTAA
- a CDS encoding alpha/beta hydrolase, with amino-acid sequence MNENKDIRNVLERLSSWNQRIDFDHPIEKTEDIQVYLDYYGFDLEKVDFHFGKMEIDEKEIAVQIFNPRRSKATVFLLHGYLEHVGYLGNIIQFLNDHHYRVVSYDLQGHGLSEGEAASIDHFSTYVLTLEKLMKKARDEMSGPFYVIGHSTGGAIAVNYLLKHHDHNFDKAILVAPLVRSNHWCLTKLGFYLSKLFPYIKRIDRRFRENSSNQNYLKFIQKDPLQSETIPIEWLSALINWNKNIQTYRATDMETCVLQGTKDETVAWKYNLRFVMEKFLHLKIVYIEDGKHSLFNESKHIRELVFANIHQFLMD; translated from the coding sequence ATGAACGAAAACAAGGACATTAGGAATGTATTGGAACGCTTATCGAGTTGGAATCAACGAATAGACTTTGACCATCCCATTGAGAAAACTGAGGATATTCAAGTATACCTGGACTATTATGGCTTTGATTTAGAGAAAGTTGATTTTCATTTTGGAAAGATGGAGATTGATGAAAAAGAAATCGCCGTGCAGATTTTTAATCCAAGGCGAAGTAAAGCGACCGTCTTTTTATTACACGGATATTTGGAACATGTTGGATACCTAGGAAATATCATTCAATTTCTCAATGATCACCACTACCGTGTAGTCAGTTATGATCTACAGGGACACGGACTTTCAGAAGGAGAAGCTGCTTCAATCGATCACTTCTCCACTTATGTTTTAACGTTAGAAAAATTAATGAAAAAAGCAAGGGACGAGATGTCCGGACCGTTTTATGTTATCGGACATAGTACCGGTGGCGCAATCGCAGTCAATTATCTATTAAAACATCACGATCACAATTTCGATAAAGCTATTTTGGTGGCGCCGCTGGTTCGATCCAATCATTGGTGTTTAACAAAATTAGGATTTTACCTGAGTAAACTTTTTCCCTATATCAAGAGGATTGATAGACGATTTAGGGAGAACTCGTCAAACCAAAATTATTTAAAGTTTATCCAAAAAGACCCATTACAATCGGAAACCATCCCGATAGAATGGCTAAGTGCACTAATAAATTGGAACAAAAATATCCAGACTTATCGTGCTACGGACATGGAGACCTGTGTCCTTCAAGGAACTAAGGATGAAACAGTTGCCTGGAAGTACAATCTCCGTTTTGTCATGGAGAAATTTCTTCATCTGAAGATCGTTTATATAGAAGATGGAAAGCATTCATTATTTAATGAATCGAAACATATCCGTGAACTTGTGTTTGCTAACATTCATCAGTTCTTAATGGATTGA
- a CDS encoding biotin/lipoyl-binding protein: MTIHEVMPIQWDSREIVTSPILGRVEEIRVKLGDIIKEGQPLLAIKKEQGSLDHIAAGIGGMVENLNVKIGDKVVQGEVLVFIKGDL, translated from the coding sequence ATGACCATTCACGAAGTCATGCCTATACAGTGGGACAGCAGGGAGATTGTTACAAGTCCTATTTTGGGCAGGGTCGAAGAGATACGGGTCAAGTTAGGGGATATAATAAAGGAAGGACAGCCATTGTTAGCAATAAAAAAAGAACAGGGGAGCCTAGACCATATTGCAGCAGGAATTGGCGGGATGGTGGAAAACCTGAACGTAAAAATAGGAGACAAGGTGGTCCAAGGAGAAGTTTTAGTTTTCATTAAAGGAGACTTATAG
- a CDS encoding VanW family protein has translation MKFMVLPFLLFFILPQEDMTDYFSLTHDGETVARISRTDFTIPYLDEKFVDQQGFEAFMDDIDSKLAKSPVNATIDEDGTIVQGKTGTKVNRSKLSKQFYNYFYSHEEVEAEVPMIRDYPQVDGELLADIRTNQIGAYQTYFKKSNRERTNNISLATQAINNHVVFPGELFSFNQVVGKRTKEKGYMRAPVIVKGELSEDIGGGICQVSSTLYNAVDEAGLKIVERYSHSRQVPYVPEGRDATVSWYGPDFTFKNEYNQPILIRATSKNGQMIVHIQSSDRLRKR, from the coding sequence ATGAAATTCATGGTTCTCCCTTTTCTCTTATTTTTTATACTGCCACAGGAAGATATGACGGATTACTTTTCACTTACGCATGATGGAGAAACCGTTGCTCGCATCAGTAGAACAGACTTTACGATTCCTTACCTTGATGAAAAGTTTGTCGATCAACAAGGATTTGAAGCATTTATGGATGACATTGACAGCAAATTAGCTAAGTCGCCTGTAAATGCCACGATCGATGAAGATGGAACGATTGTTCAAGGAAAGACCGGAACGAAGGTGAATCGTTCAAAATTAAGCAAGCAATTTTATAATTATTTTTATTCCCATGAAGAGGTGGAGGCGGAAGTGCCTATGATTCGGGATTACCCTCAAGTAGATGGCGAATTACTTGCGGATATTAGAACGAATCAAATCGGTGCCTACCAGACTTATTTTAAAAAAAGTAATCGTGAACGGACGAACAATATTTCCCTTGCTACTCAAGCAATTAACAACCACGTTGTGTTTCCAGGTGAACTGTTTTCTTTTAATCAGGTTGTAGGTAAACGCACTAAGGAAAAAGGATATATGCGTGCACCTGTCATTGTAAAAGGTGAGCTGTCAGAAGACATTGGGGGCGGTATTTGTCAGGTTTCCTCTACTCTGTATAACGCTGTAGATGAAGCCGGCCTTAAAATAGTCGAGCGTTACTCCCATAGCCGGCAGGTCCCATATGTGCCTGAAGGACGAGATGCCACAGTAAGCTGGTATGGACCGGATTTTACATTCAAAAACGAATATAACCAGCCCATTTTGATACGGGCTACCTCAAAGAACGGGCAGATGATCGTCCATATTCAATCCTCCGATCGTCTTAGAAAACGTTAA
- a CDS encoding nucleobase:cation symporter-2 family protein: MKTVTLGIQHLLAMYAGAILVPLIVGEALGLTSEQLTYLVAIDILMCGVATILQVLNNRFFGIGLPVVLGCTFTAVGPMIAIGGQYGISAIYGSILVSGLFVVLISRFFGKLVRFFPPVVTGTVVTVIGITLIPVAINNMGGGQGASDFGSISNLSLSFGTLLFIILMYRFTKGFTRSISILLGLIGGTIIAGLLGKVDFAAVAEASVFHMVQPFYFGMPTFEWSAILTMILVAMVSLVESTGVYFALGDMTEEKLKEEDLSKGYRAEGLAILLGGVFNAFPYTAFSQNVGLMHMTGVKSRKVILVTGVMLITLGFIPKIAALTTIIPTAVLGGAMIAMFGMVIAQGIKMLSSVITDSPENSMIVACSVGMGLGVTVVPELFAQLPQSIQILTSNGIVAGSVTAIVLNVVFNMTQSRNKVTRLREQKAS, translated from the coding sequence GTGAAAACAGTAACATTAGGAATTCAACATCTCCTTGCCATGTATGCCGGGGCTATATTAGTCCCGCTCATTGTTGGAGAGGCTTTGGGTCTGACTTCCGAGCAGCTCACCTATCTCGTTGCGATTGATATTTTAATGTGCGGTGTAGCTACGATCCTGCAAGTGTTAAATAATCGCTTCTTTGGAATTGGCTTGCCTGTAGTTCTTGGCTGTACCTTTACAGCTGTCGGTCCGATGATTGCGATTGGTGGACAATACGGGATTTCGGCTATTTATGGCTCTATTCTTGTATCTGGTTTATTTGTCGTTCTCATTAGTCGTTTCTTTGGGAAGTTAGTCCGGTTTTTCCCGCCGGTCGTTACAGGGACTGTAGTCACAGTAATAGGGATTACCTTAATCCCGGTTGCAATCAACAATATGGGCGGCGGACAAGGTGCAAGTGATTTTGGTTCGATCTCTAATCTCTCTCTATCCTTTGGGACACTATTATTTATTATCCTCATGTACCGATTCACCAAAGGATTTACCAGATCGATTTCTATTTTACTTGGTCTGATTGGCGGAACTATTATAGCCGGGTTGCTCGGCAAAGTTGATTTTGCTGCCGTTGCAGAAGCTTCTGTGTTCCATATGGTGCAGCCCTTCTACTTTGGGATGCCAACCTTTGAATGGTCAGCGATCTTGACGATGATCCTGGTAGCTATGGTATCACTAGTCGAATCAACGGGTGTCTATTTCGCCCTTGGGGATATGACAGAGGAAAAATTAAAGGAAGAAGACCTTTCTAAGGGGTATCGGGCAGAAGGCTTAGCCATACTACTTGGCGGAGTGTTCAACGCATTTCCTTACACCGCCTTTTCTCAAAATGTCGGCTTAATGCATATGACCGGAGTTAAATCCCGAAAAGTGATCCTCGTTACTGGTGTCATGTTGATTACTTTAGGATTCATTCCAAAAATAGCTGCCTTAACAACCATTATTCCTACTGCTGTGTTGGGTGGAGCGATGATTGCCATGTTTGGAATGGTCATCGCACAAGGGATTAAAATGTTAAGTAGTGTCATCACAGATTCTCCTGAAAACTCAATGATTGTAGCATGTTCCGTCGGGATGGGTCTTGGAGTAACAGTGGTTCCTGAATTGTTCGCACAGCTGCCTCAGAGCATCCAAATTTTAACGAGTAACGGAATTGTGGCAGGCAGTGTAACAGCTATTGTCCTGAATGTAGTTTTTAATATGACTCAATCAAGGAATAAAGTAACGAGGTTAAGGGAACAGAAAGCTTCCTGA
- a CDS encoding LysR family transcriptional regulator: METKQLITYKMAAETLNFTQTAKSLNFAQSTVTAQIKALENELGSVLFERLGKRLILTEAGRQFKGYADKMLTLTEEAKVITGGLKEPAGTLVIGAQESQCTYRLPPILKEFKNQFPNVKLIFKPAHSDEKAKEQLLKGELDIAFIMDVPKPGDSLITEPLIQEQMKLVSAADHPLALNHDLTPNDLAHETFLLTDEGCSYRMIWEESLREQGIHAVNKFEFVSIEAIKQCVLAKLGIAFLPGMVVDPEIKEGRISELKWNYPTSSFFTQIAWHKDKLITIPLQSFIDLTRETFQEGDFQ; the protein is encoded by the coding sequence ATGGAAACCAAACAATTGATTACATATAAGATGGCTGCGGAAACCCTAAATTTCACCCAAACAGCTAAGTCGTTAAATTTTGCTCAATCCACTGTAACCGCTCAGATCAAGGCACTCGAAAACGAACTTGGTTCGGTACTTTTCGAACGATTGGGTAAACGATTAATTTTAACGGAAGCGGGCCGCCAATTTAAAGGCTATGCAGACAAAATGCTCACACTTACTGAAGAAGCAAAGGTAATAACTGGCGGGTTAAAGGAGCCAGCAGGAACTCTCGTAATTGGGGCACAAGAGAGTCAGTGCACGTATCGTCTCCCCCCTATTTTAAAGGAATTCAAAAACCAATTTCCAAACGTTAAACTTATCTTTAAACCTGCCCACTCGGATGAAAAAGCAAAAGAACAACTCCTTAAGGGAGAGCTTGATATTGCTTTCATTATGGATGTCCCTAAGCCAGGAGACTCTCTGATTACGGAACCACTGATCCAAGAACAGATGAAGCTCGTATCTGCAGCGGACCATCCTTTGGCACTGAACCATGATCTTACTCCAAATGATTTAGCTCATGAAACCTTCCTCCTTACCGATGAAGGGTGTTCTTACCGCATGATTTGGGAGGAATCCTTAAGGGAACAAGGAATTCACGCCGTTAATAAATTTGAATTCGTAAGTATAGAAGCCATCAAGCAATGTGTACTTGCAAAGCTGGGTATAGCCTTTTTGCCTGGTATGGTCGTAGATCCAGAAATAAAAGAAGGGCGAATCAGTGAACTAAAATGGAATTATCCCACCTCTTCTTTTTTTACTCAAATCGCCTGGCATAAGGATAAGCTGATTACTATTCCTTTGCAGTCTTTTATAGACCTGACCAGAGAAACCTTCCAGGAAGGTGATTTCCAATAA
- a CDS encoding BsuPI-related putative proteinase inhibitor, giving the protein MRMILLLAFLLFAIILSSCGQQNNNQTDSANNANDDKAEEVNGDKENSNGSQEDPEGDRPGGIIAGKLETTLEVSGHHAYFQIKNQTERVQKLVISGKTAYNYIIADDEGNTVFENAKSQPQYEPKKPITLKQAEEIEYKLSIPEDLEPGTYSITAILHTEPVLKAKTSFNIE; this is encoded by the coding sequence ATGAGAATGATACTATTATTAGCGTTCCTACTATTTGCAATCATCCTATCGTCTTGCGGCCAGCAGAACAACAATCAAACAGACTCCGCCAACAACGCAAATGACGACAAAGCCGAAGAGGTAAATGGTGACAAGGAAAACTCGAATGGGAGCCAGGAAGACCCCGAAGGTGATCGTCCTGGAGGGATTATTGCAGGAAAGTTAGAGACAACCCTTGAAGTAAGCGGACATCATGCCTACTTTCAAATCAAGAACCAAACCGAACGCGTTCAGAAACTTGTCATCTCTGGGAAAACCGCATACAACTACATCATTGCGGATGATGAAGGAAATACCGTGTTCGAGAATGCAAAAAGTCAGCCTCAATATGAGCCTAAAAAACCGATCACATTGAAGCAGGCAGAAGAAATCGAATACAAACTGTCCATCCCGGAAGATTTGGAGCCCGGAACCTATTCGATCACGGCTATCTTGCATACAGAGCCGGTTTTAAAAGCTAAAACCTCGTTCAACATTGAGTAA
- a CDS encoding xanthine phosphoribosyltransferase, which translates to MDKLKQKIIEEGRVLSESVIKVDSFLNHQIDPVLMKQIGEGFADQFANEGVTKVLTLESSGIAPAQMTGLTLGVPAIFARKRKSLTLNNDLYSASVHSFTKNESNEISVSKDYLSGDDTVLILDDFLANGQAALGLINIVKQAGASLAGVGIVIEKGFQDGGKLLREQGIRVESLAIIDSLADQKITFHKEGASV; encoded by the coding sequence ATGGATAAATTAAAACAGAAAATCATCGAGGAAGGTAGAGTATTATCCGAATCCGTTATCAAGGTTGACTCCTTTTTAAATCATCAGATTGATCCGGTCTTAATGAAGCAAATTGGAGAAGGATTCGCTGACCAATTCGCTAATGAAGGCGTTACGAAGGTATTAACATTAGAATCATCCGGTATTGCTCCGGCTCAAATGACAGGGCTCACATTAGGTGTCCCGGCGATTTTTGCAAGGAAACGTAAATCTCTAACCTTAAACAACGACCTCTATTCAGCAAGCGTTCATTCGTTTACGAAAAATGAATCGAATGAGATCTCGGTATCTAAGGATTATCTGTCTGGCGACGATACTGTTCTCATCCTGGATGACTTCCTAGCGAACGGACAGGCTGCACTAGGACTAATAAATATTGTTAAACAAGCAGGAGCCTCCCTTGCTGGTGTCGGAATTGTGATTGAAAAGGGCTTCCAGGATGGCGGTAAACTGCTAAGAGAACAGGGTATTCGTGTCGAATCACTTGCCATCATTGATTCATTAGCAGATCAGAAGATTACGTTTCATAAAGAGGGGGCATCCGTGTGA